In Streptomyces seoulensis, the following are encoded in one genomic region:
- a CDS encoding 4'-phosphopantetheinyl transferase family protein, with the protein MRRSLLTRGQAYEGIDFNLSHSGNQVAVAVARGLRVGIDIERVIERDNTHDLASRVFSAAERELLMCTSTAGYLARWYQIWTTREAYVKAQGTGLSGIAAELPDPGTSWLAHAVRGVAQGYAATVVAYRKDCRRAG; encoded by the coding sequence GTGAGGCGTTCGTTGCTCACCCGCGGACAGGCATACGAAGGCATCGACTTCAACTTGTCGCACTCCGGAAACCAAGTCGCGGTCGCCGTGGCGCGCGGACTGCGGGTGGGAATCGACATCGAGCGCGTCATCGAGCGGGACAACACGCACGACCTGGCAAGCCGCGTGTTCTCCGCAGCGGAACGAGAGCTCCTCATGTGCACGTCGACGGCCGGATACCTGGCGCGCTGGTACCAAATCTGGACCACACGCGAGGCCTATGTGAAGGCGCAAGGCACCGGCCTGAGTGGCATCGCAGCCGAGTTGCCGGACCCCGGTACTTCCTGGCTCGCCCATGCGGTGCGCGGGGTCGCACAGGGCTACGCCGCCACCGTGGTGGCCTACCGCAAGGACTGCCGGAGGGCGGGCTGA
- a CDS encoding transposase, giving the protein MTGLSTRDRWIKGMRLIVRRVRPSGRQMKDLTAFEKKTGWKYSIVATNISRMTRVPGSHQIQFLDALHRHHAVVEDQVKTNKAMGLHNLPSKSWQVNEAWMLTCNLAADLHAWLRLLTLHDQDDLADAEPDTMRFRLYHLPARLARHARRRRLRIEHSWPWAEAFTTVWRRPHALPAAL; this is encoded by the coding sequence TTGACCGGTCTCAGCACCCGGGACCGCTGGATCAAGGGCATGCGGCTGATCGTCCGCCGGGTCAGGCCGTCCGGCCGGCAGATGAAGGACCTCACCGCGTTCGAGAAGAAGACCGGCTGGAAGTACTCGATCGTGGCGACGAACATCTCCAGGATGACCCGCGTCCCCGGCTCGCATCAGATCCAGTTCCTCGACGCCCTGCACCGCCACCACGCCGTCGTCGAGGACCAGGTGAAAACGAACAAGGCGATGGGGCTCCACAACCTGCCCTCGAAGTCCTGGCAGGTCAACGAGGCGTGGATGCTCACCTGCAACCTCGCCGCCGATCTGCACGCCTGGCTGCGGCTGCTGACCCTGCACGACCAGGACGACCTTGCCGACGCCGAACCCGACACCATGCGCTTTCGCCTCTACCACCTGCCCGCCCGCCTGGCCAGACACGCCCGCCGCCGTCGGCTGCGGATCGAACACTCCTGGCCCTGGGCCGAAGCCTTCACCACTGTCTGGCGACGCCCTCACGCGCTCCCCGCCGCTTTGTGA
- a CDS encoding transposase, which yields MRRTLDAMDAGLPAKIGQVRARVRRHVWSLLAVRPGGFPWLTVAGKRLHRWFVIDMDATIITAASMKQGAAATWKKSFGFHPLAARCANTSECLAMLLRPGNAGSNTAADHLRVLADALAQVPGQSTAKILVRVDGAGATHDLHRHLRDLNTMRRTVRFTTGWTITKRTRRPSPAFPSRPGKPPCTRTAAPRRATTSRS from the coding sequence ATGCGCCGCACCTTGGATGCGATGGACGCCGGGCTGCCGGCGAAGATCGGGCAGGTGCGGGCGCGGGTGCGCCGCCACGTGTGGTCGCTGCTTGCCGTGCGGCCGGGCGGATTCCCGTGGCTGACCGTCGCCGGGAAGCGGCTGCACCGGTGGTTCGTGATCGACATGGACGCCACGATCATCACCGCCGCGTCGATGAAGCAGGGCGCCGCGGCGACCTGGAAGAAGTCCTTCGGGTTCCATCCGCTGGCTGCGCGGTGCGCGAACACGTCCGAGTGTTTGGCGATGCTGCTGCGGCCGGGCAACGCCGGCAGCAACACTGCGGCCGATCACCTGCGCGTCCTTGCCGACGCGCTTGCCCAGGTCCCCGGGCAGTCGACGGCGAAGATCCTGGTGCGTGTCGACGGAGCCGGCGCCACCCATGACCTGCACCGGCATCTGCGGGATCTGAACACGATGCGCCGCACCGTCCGCTTCACCACCGGCTGGACGATCACGAAGCGGACGAGAAGGCCATCGCCCGCCTTTCCGAGCCGGCCTGGGAAACCTCCCTGCACCAGGACGGCAGCCCCCAGGAGGGCTACCACGTCGCGGAGTTGA
- a CDS encoding FAD/NAD(P)-binding protein — protein MTTPDVSGRPAPAGRPYRLALVGGGPRATYALERLSATIDRLGPGQGLEVRVFERTGEFGAGLAHSPSQARTSYLNRIGSQVSFAADETVAGAGPLRPVAERPTLHEWCRRRFESTGHPDFDLAPEDWPKRYVHGLALRDMFDAFAADLRRHPGADLHLHQAEVVEIESSDDGLTVVTADGERHPADEVLLLTGHSYHDPERSRSGRRLARCAAFGGALHVAHPYPMDRELGLDRCGPEAVVGCAGMGLTAIDTILHLTEGRGGRFEPVPGDGLVYRPSGAEPAGIVAFSGSGLFTFARPDNHKPSDGSGDHRGTFLTHEAVRQLRANVGSPYPGGEDERQPQLDFEKDVLPLVILEMAHLHYVTLLGPGAAMPLTQRVMPDYLAFLSGTLASGAGRDCLLVRLDAAVDQVTEVLDSVLRGTRTAAEAQALVSWPVRDVLLHWTRVVFGADAEPAVRHCLDREQPPKLALDGRTSPSALDTAVTANRFSWDDAVSPVGPQPGPQRFRRAVRQFMDRDQRWARQGNRLNPHKAASDGVWRDLRSVISYAVDDAGLTAASQRIFLNRYARHHNRLANGAAPEIMAKIVALIDHGLLDVGAGPEARVRPDEPTGRVVVDGPHTGFVRPVDVLVDARMHAFDPRADVLPLYRNLLASGTVRLWRNASADGEDFMPGGLELSPNFHPVRADGSIESRITVLGVPSEGARSFLLSALRPNSDHYVMRDTVTWLNGFWGTLEAAAG, from the coding sequence GTGACCACCCCTGACGTATCGGGCCGGCCCGCGCCGGCCGGGCGCCCCTATCGGCTCGCCCTCGTCGGCGGCGGCCCGCGGGCGACGTACGCCCTGGAGAGGCTGTCGGCGACGATCGACAGGCTGGGCCCCGGACAGGGGCTGGAGGTGCGGGTCTTCGAACGGACCGGGGAGTTCGGCGCGGGACTGGCGCACAGCCCCTCGCAGGCCCGGACCAGTTACCTCAACCGGATCGGTTCCCAGGTGAGCTTCGCAGCCGACGAGACCGTCGCCGGAGCCGGGCCGCTGCGGCCGGTGGCGGAGCGGCCCACCCTGCACGAGTGGTGCCGGCGCCGCTTCGAGTCCACCGGCCATCCGGACTTCGACCTGGCACCGGAGGACTGGCCCAAGCGATACGTGCACGGGCTCGCCCTGCGCGACATGTTCGACGCGTTCGCCGCGGATCTGCGCCGCCACCCCGGAGCCGACCTCCACCTGCACCAGGCAGAGGTCGTGGAGATCGAATCGTCCGACGACGGGCTCACCGTGGTGACCGCCGACGGCGAGCGCCACCCCGCTGACGAGGTGCTGCTGCTCACCGGGCACTCCTACCACGACCCGGAGCGGAGCCGGTCGGGACGGCGGCTCGCCAGGTGCGCGGCCTTCGGCGGCGCCCTCCACGTCGCCCATCCGTATCCGATGGACCGGGAGCTCGGCCTCGACCGCTGCGGCCCCGAGGCGGTCGTCGGCTGCGCCGGGATGGGCCTCACCGCCATCGACACCATCCTTCACCTGACGGAGGGACGTGGCGGCCGGTTCGAGCCGGTCCCCGGTGACGGCCTGGTGTACCGGCCCAGTGGGGCCGAGCCCGCGGGCATCGTCGCCTTCAGCGGCTCCGGCCTGTTCACCTTCGCGCGGCCCGACAACCACAAGCCGAGCGACGGTTCAGGCGACCACCGGGGCACCTTCCTCACGCACGAGGCCGTGCGCCAGCTCCGGGCCAACGTCGGCAGTCCCTACCCGGGCGGAGAGGACGAGCGCCAGCCGCAGCTGGACTTCGAGAAGGACGTACTGCCGCTGGTGATCCTGGAGATGGCCCACCTGCACTACGTCACCCTGCTCGGTCCCGGCGCCGCCATGCCCCTGACCCAGCGGGTCATGCCGGACTATCTCGCGTTCCTGTCCGGCACCTTGGCCTCCGGCGCGGGCCGTGACTGCCTGCTCGTCAGGCTCGACGCAGCCGTTGACCAGGTGACCGAGGTGCTGGACTCGGTGCTGCGCGGCACCCGCACGGCTGCCGAAGCCCAGGCCTTGGTGTCCTGGCCGGTGCGGGACGTCCTGCTGCACTGGACCCGAGTGGTCTTCGGTGCGGACGCGGAGCCGGCGGTGCGGCACTGTCTGGACCGGGAACAGCCGCCGAAGCTCGCACTGGACGGTCGGACCTCACCGTCCGCCCTGGACACCGCCGTCACCGCCAACCGGTTCAGTTGGGACGACGCCGTCAGCCCGGTCGGCCCCCAGCCCGGTCCGCAGCGGTTCCGGCGCGCGGTACGGCAGTTCATGGACCGTGACCAGCGCTGGGCGCGCCAGGGGAACCGGTTGAACCCGCACAAGGCGGCTTCCGACGGTGTCTGGCGCGACCTGCGCTCCGTCATCTCGTACGCCGTGGACGATGCGGGGCTGACCGCCGCTTCCCAGCGGATCTTCCTCAACCGCTACGCACGCCACCACAATCGGCTGGCCAACGGAGCCGCCCCTGAGATCATGGCGAAGATCGTGGCGCTGATCGACCACGGGCTGCTCGACGTGGGGGCCGGCCCCGAGGCTCGGGTGCGGCCCGACGAGCCGACGGGGCGAGTCGTTGTCGACGGTCCGCATACCGGGTTCGTCCGGCCGGTCGACGTACTGGTCGACGCCCGCATGCACGCCTTCGACCCGCGTGCGGACGTCCTTCCCCTCTACCGCAACCTCCTCGCGAGCGGCACTGTCCGTCTTTGGCGCAACGCCTCGGCCGATGGTGAGGATTTCATGCCTGGCGGCCTCGAACTCAGCCCAAACTTCCACCCTGTACGCGCCGACGGCAGCATCGAATCCCGCATCACCGTGCTCGGTGTGCCCTCCGAAGGAGCGCGCTCCTTCCTGCTGTCAGCACTGCGTCCGAACTCCGACCACTACGTCATGCGAGACACAGTGACCTGGCTCAACGGGTTCTGGGGAACACTGGAAGCCGCCGCCGGGTAG
- a CDS encoding 2-aminoethylphosphonate aminotransferase, which yields MSDISGSTHTRLVLMNPGPVITDDRVRAALAGPDMCHREPEFSELLTRVRHKTTLAAGGDERHTSVILTGSGTSAVEAAISSAVPADGALLVLDNGHYGERFQHIAAAHGIRTRRLAFGWATALDLARVEAALAADPELTHVGVVHQETSSGMLNDVAAVARIAHKHGRKVIVDAVSTIGAERLSLAEDGIDWLAGSANKCLEGAPGLAFVSAARSAFEGLGGAQGRTYYLDLYRHYTAQEKATAPAFTPGVPAYYAFDVALDLALAEGWEARHARYTALAERLRAGLEALGLELLLPPGQRAAGLTAVRIPDNSSYAELHRGLRAEGFVIYSAQERLARDFFRLSTMGGMTESDIDRFLVVLAALLASRV from the coding sequence GTGAGTGACATCAGCGGCAGCACGCACACCCGGTTGGTCCTGATGAATCCGGGGCCGGTCATCACCGACGACCGGGTCCGCGCGGCCCTCGCCGGGCCGGACATGTGCCACCGCGAGCCGGAGTTCTCCGAACTCCTCACCCGGGTACGGCACAAGACCACCCTGGCCGCGGGCGGCGACGAGCGGCACACCTCGGTCATTCTGACCGGGTCGGGCACCAGCGCGGTGGAGGCCGCCATCAGCTCGGCGGTACCCGCCGACGGGGCGCTGCTCGTCCTCGACAACGGCCACTACGGCGAGCGCTTCCAGCACATCGCAGCCGCCCACGGCATCCGCACCCGCCGCCTCGCGTTCGGCTGGGCCACCGCCCTCGACCTCGCACGGGTCGAGGCGGCACTGGCCGCGGACCCGGAGCTCACCCATGTCGGTGTGGTGCACCAGGAGACCAGCAGCGGCATGCTGAACGACGTCGCCGCGGTCGCCCGGATCGCCCACAAGCACGGCCGCAAGGTCATCGTCGACGCTGTCAGCACCATCGGCGCCGAACGCCTCTCGCTCGCCGAGGACGGCATCGACTGGCTTGCGGGATCCGCCAACAAGTGCCTGGAAGGCGCTCCCGGCCTCGCCTTCGTCAGCGCCGCGAGAAGCGCCTTCGAAGGGCTTGGCGGTGCCCAGGGGCGCACGTACTACCTGGACCTGTACCGGCACTACACCGCCCAGGAGAAGGCGACGGCCCCCGCCTTCACACCCGGTGTCCCCGCCTACTACGCCTTCGACGTGGCGCTCGATCTCGCCCTCGCCGAGGGGTGGGAGGCGCGTCACGCCCGCTACACCGCTCTCGCCGAGCGACTGCGTGCCGGCCTGGAGGCGCTCGGGCTGGAACTCCTGCTGCCGCCCGGGCAGCGTGCGGCGGGGCTGACCGCCGTGCGCATCCCCGACAACAGCAGCTACGCCGAGCTCCACCGGGGCCTGCGAGCGGAGGGGTTCGTCATCTACAGCGCCCAGGAGCGGCTGGCCCGGGACTTCTTCCGGCTGTCCACCATGGGCGGCATGACGGAGTCGGACATCGACCGCTTCCTCGTCGTGCTCGCCGCTCTCCTCGCATCCCGCGTCTGA
- the aepY gene encoding phosphonopyruvate decarboxylase encodes MTASTGTGLAPSAVVDLLRDRGFGPFTGVPCSFLGPVITCLETEHPQDYVIAANEGEAVAIAAGARLAGRSPVVILQNSGLGNTVNPLTSLCHTLRLPVLLFVTWRGRPGSPDEPQHELMGEITPGLLTTMGIRNELLPDDPARFAERLDAAAEHMAATGLPFAFVVPKGAIAPYPKHTAEPAACRPELMLRAEAISQVVEAMDPGTLLVATTGKTARELERDFDRPENLYVVGSMGCASSVALGVALYAEGRPVAVLDGDGAALMRLEAMAAIGRRQHTGLTHILLDNEAYESTGGQPTASAGVDFCAIATACGYRATYDVSDAGELRSAVRRAQRDGGPQLIRVRIAPGSDPRLGRPALRPPQSAARFMEAVSQ; translated from the coding sequence TTGACCGCCTCGACCGGAACCGGTCTCGCGCCGAGCGCCGTCGTGGACCTGCTCCGCGACCGCGGCTTCGGCCCGTTCACCGGAGTGCCCTGCTCGTTCCTGGGACCGGTCATCACCTGCCTGGAGACCGAGCACCCGCAGGACTACGTCATCGCCGCGAACGAGGGTGAGGCTGTCGCCATCGCGGCCGGCGCGCGCCTGGCGGGCCGCAGTCCCGTCGTCATCCTGCAGAACTCGGGGCTCGGCAACACGGTCAACCCGCTGACCTCGCTCTGCCACACGCTGCGCCTGCCGGTTCTGCTGTTCGTCACCTGGCGTGGCCGCCCCGGCAGTCCCGACGAACCGCAGCACGAACTGATGGGTGAGATCACCCCCGGCCTGCTCACCACCATGGGCATCCGCAACGAGCTCCTCCCCGACGACCCGGCCCGGTTCGCCGAGCGCCTTGACGCGGCGGCCGAGCACATGGCGGCGACCGGGCTGCCGTTCGCCTTCGTCGTTCCCAAGGGCGCCATCGCCCCCTACCCGAAGCACACCGCCGAACCCGCGGCGTGCCGCCCCGAGCTCATGCTCAGGGCGGAGGCGATCAGCCAGGTCGTCGAGGCGATGGATCCAGGCACCCTGCTCGTCGCGACCACCGGCAAGACCGCCCGGGAACTGGAACGCGACTTCGACCGGCCCGAGAACCTCTACGTCGTCGGGTCGATGGGCTGCGCCTCCAGCGTCGCTCTCGGCGTCGCGCTGTACGCCGAAGGACGCCCGGTCGCCGTCCTCGACGGGGACGGGGCCGCCCTCATGCGGCTGGAGGCGATGGCCGCCATCGGCCGCCGGCAGCACACCGGCCTCACCCACATCCTGCTCGACAACGAGGCCTACGAGTCCACCGGCGGCCAGCCCACCGCGTCGGCCGGAGTGGACTTCTGCGCGATCGCGACGGCCTGCGGCTACCGGGCGACGTACGACGTGTCCGATGCCGGCGAGCTGCGGTCCGCGGTGCGGCGGGCACAGCGGGACGGTGGCCCGCAGCTGATCCGGGTCCGCATCGCGCCCGGCTCCGACCCACGCCTGGGCCGCCCGGCCCTGCGCCCACCGCAGTCGGCGGCCCGATTCATGGAGGCGGTCTCCCAGTGA
- a CDS encoding isocitrate lyase/phosphoenolpyruvate mutase family protein has product MSAATTEASPVSARTAADRLRDLFARPGVVRIAGAHNPLGARLAERAGFDGVWSSGLEVSASQGVPDTDILTMSELLGVASSMAAAVDIPVVADCDAGYGNAHNVMNMIRRYEAAGIAAVSIEDKRFPKVNSFIPGRQELAPIGEFCGKLAAAKEAQRHPGLMVIARIEALIAGWGMDEALRRGEAYARAGADAVLIHAKGASPEPILQFLREWRLPTPVVVVPTTYHTITATELGEAGAKLVIYANHGLRAGITAVSDTFQAILRDDRTTGVEDRIAPLATVFDLQGMAAQKRHEAEFITPFESRARAAVVPAAEEPSGRAADLLDHQTAALRRAGIESVSLVTSGEVPAQLPQDTAVLAGHTDAAGAVLELPATQLSATLLLSSDAYVQSEPLARLLAAGGDVTLLVDVSARGKHRADAVPLRLDSRVHEGRRLSAGDGIRVTGVGGQGADGEFAGAAVFSPQGFAALREAAGKRRANGSPATLADLLTDLVEGGHQVGAVEIGSGWMELRTAADAEHAAGLLTGQGEVR; this is encoded by the coding sequence ATGAGTGCCGCGACGACAGAAGCAAGTCCGGTGAGCGCCCGCACCGCGGCGGACCGTCTGCGTGACCTGTTCGCACGGCCCGGCGTGGTACGTATCGCCGGCGCCCACAACCCGCTCGGGGCCCGGCTCGCCGAACGCGCCGGTTTCGACGGCGTCTGGTCCAGCGGCCTGGAGGTCTCCGCCTCGCAGGGCGTGCCCGACACCGACATCCTCACGATGAGCGAGTTGCTCGGCGTGGCGTCCTCGATGGCCGCCGCCGTCGACATACCTGTCGTCGCCGACTGCGACGCGGGGTACGGCAACGCCCACAACGTGATGAACATGATCCGCCGCTACGAGGCGGCGGGCATCGCCGCGGTGTCCATCGAGGACAAGCGCTTCCCCAAGGTCAACAGCTTCATACCGGGCCGCCAGGAACTCGCACCCATCGGCGAGTTCTGCGGGAAGCTCGCGGCGGCCAAGGAAGCCCAGCGTCACCCCGGCCTCATGGTCATCGCCCGCATCGAGGCGCTCATCGCGGGCTGGGGCATGGACGAGGCACTGCGCCGGGGCGAGGCGTACGCGCGGGCCGGGGCCGACGCCGTGCTCATCCACGCCAAGGGCGCCTCCCCGGAACCGATCCTGCAGTTCCTGCGGGAGTGGCGGCTGCCCACGCCCGTGGTGGTGGTCCCCACGACGTACCACACGATCACCGCGACCGAACTCGGCGAGGCGGGCGCCAAACTGGTGATCTACGCCAACCACGGTCTGCGGGCCGGGATCACCGCCGTCAGCGACACCTTCCAGGCGATCCTGCGGGACGACCGCACCACCGGCGTCGAGGACCGCATCGCTCCGCTGGCCACCGTCTTCGACCTGCAGGGCATGGCCGCGCAGAAGCGCCACGAGGCCGAGTTCATCACTCCCTTCGAAAGCCGGGCACGCGCCGCCGTCGTACCGGCTGCCGAGGAGCCCTCCGGGCGGGCGGCGGACCTGCTCGACCACCAGACCGCGGCGCTGCGCCGCGCGGGCATCGAATCGGTGTCCCTCGTCACGTCCGGGGAGGTCCCCGCACAGCTCCCGCAGGACACGGCGGTGCTCGCCGGGCACACCGACGCGGCCGGTGCCGTCCTCGAGCTCCCCGCCACCCAGCTGAGTGCCACGCTGCTGCTCTCCTCCGACGCGTACGTGCAGAGCGAGCCGCTGGCGCGGCTGCTCGCCGCCGGAGGCGATGTGACCCTCCTCGTGGACGTCTCGGCCCGCGGAAAGCACCGCGCCGACGCGGTGCCGCTGCGCCTCGACTCCCGTGTGCACGAAGGCCGTAGGCTCTCCGCCGGTGACGGCATCAGGGTGACCGGTGTCGGGGGGCAGGGCGCCGACGGCGAGTTCGCCGGCGCCGCCGTCTTCTCCCCGCAGGGCTTCGCCGCGCTGCGCGAGGCCGCCGGCAAGCGCCGCGCCAACGGCAGCCCCGCCACCCTTGCCGACCTGCTGACCGACCTCGTCGAGGGTGGCCACCAGGTGGGCGCGGTCGAGATCGGCTCCGGATGGATGGAGCTGCGCACCGCGGCCGACGCCGAACACGCCGCCGGACTGCTCACCGGTCAGGGGGAGGTCCGTTGA
- a CDS encoding MFS transporter has product MTEETRPRPRPDGPTERRPARPARRSVRGHAWLTLVTLSVGAMMVSLDGMIVAVAQPAMQSALGADLTGIQWVTNGYLLTVAALLITAGKVGDRFGHRNVFLIGVAGFTAASVAIGLSGSLGWVIGLRIVQGAFGALMQPATLGLLRSAFPAERLNMPIAVRSAVIAASTAAGPVVGGLIVEHADWSWVFFLNVPLGAIALALGLTVLRDVRADGAVGRFDVTGMVVLAGALCSLVWGLAEVPHSGWADTVPLLALMAGALLLTGFVWWQGHAADPLVPLRIFRSVRFSVGVFTMVVMGFVMVAAPFVLVFYLQNVLGLTPAQSGVRVLALTLLMIVGAPPAAMWISRSGPRTPVVLGLGAIAAAMAALSQLDARTGTLEMTLYFFLLGVGFSPVMVGGTKLVMSSAPMELSGVAGGMQQTAMQIGGSLGVATAGTVIAAHTASVLPGRLAAHGLVLSPEQADTAARKAAVGLSPDLGLPGATRELLARVSQSVFLEGMQYALLATAAVAAAGALAGLAIGPGKTAQHQ; this is encoded by the coding sequence ATGACTGAGGAGACCCGGCCGAGGCCGCGCCCGGACGGGCCGACCGAGCGGCGGCCTGCCAGGCCGGCCCGGCGAAGCGTACGCGGACACGCGTGGCTGACCCTGGTCACGCTGTCGGTGGGCGCGATGATGGTCTCGCTGGACGGGATGATCGTCGCCGTCGCCCAGCCCGCGATGCAGAGTGCCCTGGGGGCCGACCTGACCGGCATCCAATGGGTGACCAACGGCTATCTCCTGACCGTCGCCGCGCTGCTCATCACCGCGGGAAAGGTCGGTGACCGCTTCGGCCACCGCAACGTCTTCCTCATCGGCGTTGCGGGCTTCACCGCGGCGTCGGTGGCCATCGGTCTGTCCGGGAGCCTGGGCTGGGTCATCGGCCTGCGCATCGTCCAGGGCGCTTTCGGGGCGCTGATGCAGCCGGCCACACTGGGCCTGCTGCGCAGCGCCTTCCCGGCCGAGCGGCTCAACATGCCGATCGCCGTGCGCAGCGCGGTCATCGCGGCGTCCACGGCTGCGGGACCGGTCGTCGGCGGCCTGATCGTCGAACACGCCGACTGGAGCTGGGTGTTCTTCCTGAACGTGCCGCTCGGTGCGATCGCGCTGGCACTCGGGCTCACGGTGCTGCGCGACGTGCGCGCCGACGGCGCCGTCGGCAGGTTCGACGTCACCGGCATGGTGGTCCTCGCGGGCGCTCTCTGCTCGCTCGTCTGGGGCCTGGCCGAAGTCCCGCACAGCGGCTGGGCGGACACCGTCCCGCTGCTCGCGCTGATGGCCGGCGCCCTGCTCCTCACCGGATTCGTCTGGTGGCAGGGGCACGCGGCCGACCCGCTGGTGCCGCTGCGGATCTTCCGGTCGGTACGGTTCTCCGTCGGGGTCTTCACCATGGTCGTCATGGGCTTCGTGATGGTCGCGGCCCCGTTCGTGCTGGTGTTCTACCTGCAGAACGTGCTCGGGCTGACGCCCGCCCAGTCGGGTGTCCGGGTGCTCGCGCTCACCCTCCTGATGATCGTGGGCGCGCCCCCGGCCGCCATGTGGATCAGCCGTTCGGGCCCGCGCACCCCCGTCGTACTGGGGCTCGGTGCGATCGCCGCCGCGATGGCCGCACTCTCTCAACTGGACGCCCGCACCGGCACGTTGGAGATGACGCTCTACTTCTTCCTGTTGGGCGTCGGCTTCAGCCCGGTCATGGTCGGCGGCACCAAACTCGTCATGAGCAGCGCCCCGATGGAACTGTCCGGCGTCGCGGGCGGCATGCAACAGACCGCCATGCAGATCGGCGGCAGCCTGGGCGTCGCCACCGCGGGCACGGTCATCGCCGCGCACACCGCGTCGGTGCTGCCCGGACGGCTCGCCGCCCACGGTCTCGTCCTGTCCCCGGAGCAGGCCGACACGGCTGCCCGCAAGGCCGCCGTCGGGCTGTCCCCCGACCTCGGCCTGCCCGGCGCCACGCGGGAACTCCTGGCCCGGGTGAGCCAGTCGGTCTTCCTGGAGGGCATGCAGTACGCGCTGCTGGCCACCGCCGCTGTGGCCGCCGCCGGAGCCCTGGCGGGCCTCGCCATCGGTCCGGGGAAGACCGCACAGCACCAGTGA
- a CDS encoding sterol desaturase family protein, translating into MLDKVMDRLHDPAVYALPAMALLIVIELVAMKFSDDEEQTGYDLRDHRTSILTGLGSLVSSTLLRTLALALYLLVYEYVAPWHLSSTNWVTLVLVFFAVELLLYVYHRASHAIRLIWAGHQVHHSSQYFNLSTALRRKWAQWFEKAIWFPLPLFGVHPALVFSMHSIHLLYGLFSHTEKIGKLPRFIEYVFVTPSHHRVHHGTEPEYIDKNFGSILIIWDRVFGTFQPEVQRPTYGLTKQINSYSIWHVQVHEFANMFRDVRQARTFKHKLAYVFGPPGWKPAEERTRKQDGGGSGQPDAGAGRTSEALA; encoded by the coding sequence ATGCTCGACAAGGTGATGGACCGACTGCACGACCCAGCGGTCTACGCCCTTCCCGCGATGGCGCTGCTGATCGTCATCGAGCTGGTGGCGATGAAGTTCAGCGACGACGAGGAGCAGACGGGGTACGACCTCCGGGATCACCGGACGAGCATCCTCACCGGCCTCGGCTCGCTGGTCTCCTCCACCCTGCTGCGCACCCTGGCCCTCGCCCTGTACCTGCTCGTCTACGAGTACGTCGCCCCGTGGCACCTGTCCTCGACGAACTGGGTGACCCTGGTCCTCGTCTTCTTCGCCGTCGAGCTGCTGCTCTACGTCTACCACCGGGCCTCCCACGCGATCCGGCTGATCTGGGCGGGGCATCAGGTTCACCACTCCAGCCAGTACTTCAACCTCTCGACGGCCCTGCGCCGCAAGTGGGCCCAGTGGTTCGAGAAGGCGATCTGGTTCCCGCTGCCGCTCTTCGGCGTGCACCCCGCCCTCGTCTTCTCCATGCACTCGATCCACCTGCTGTACGGGCTGTTCTCCCACACGGAGAAGATCGGCAAGCTGCCCCGCTTCATCGAGTACGTCTTCGTCACGCCGTCCCACCACCGAGTGCACCACGGCACCGAACCCGAGTACATCGACAAGAACTTCGGCAGCATCCTGATCATCTGGGACCGCGTCTTCGGCACCTTCCAGCCCGAGGTGCAGCGCCCGACGTACGGCCTGACCAAGCAGATCAACAGCTACAGCATCTGGCATGTGCAGGTGCACGAGTTCGCCAACATGTTCCGGGACGTGCGCCAGGCCCGCACCTTCAAGCACAAGCTCGCCTACGTGTTCGGACCGCCCGGCTGGAAGCCCGCCGAGGAGCGGACCCGCAAGCAGGACGGCGGCGGCTCCGGGCAGCCCGACGCCGGCGCCGGAAGGACCAGTGAAGCTCTCGCATGA